The following nucleotide sequence is from Tardiphaga alba.
GGCGGTCTCAACGGCCCGCCCACGGGGTAGCCAGCCTCATCGCTTCTTGACAGTCATTCGCAATAGACATCTATTGCGACTAGTTCGCATTAGCATTCGCATGAGACTGTCGGGGGAATAGTGTGAAGCTGGGGAATTGGGCGTCGGTCGCGGCACTATCGGGGGCAGCTTGCATTCCCGTCGCATGGGCGGAGATGGCGCGCGCGCAGGAAGCGTTGTCGGAGATCGTGGTCACTGCCGAACGCGAAAAGGACACCGACGCATTCCAGACCACGACCCAGTTGAGTGGTGAAGCGCTGCAGCGCGCTGCATCGTCGTCTTTGGCCGACCTGCTCGCGACCCAGCCCGGCATAGCCGCCTCCACTTTCGCGCCGGGGGCGAGCCGACCGAACATCCGCGGCCTCGACGACTACCGCGTCCGCATTCAGGAGAACGGCGTCGGCAGCCAGGATGCGTCCGACTTCAGCCAGGACCATCAAGTGCCGGTCGATCCGCTCACCGCCGACAAGGTCGAGGTGATCCGCGGGCCGGGCACGCTGCGCTACGGCAACCAGGCCATCGGCGGCGTGGTCAATGCCATCAACAATCGCATTCCGGAGAATCTGGTGCCGGACGGTTTTGCAGCCAAACTGAAGAGCGGCGGCTCCACCGTGGACGGCAGCATCGACGGCGCTGCGAGCATCGATGCATCAGGCAACAATGTCGCCATCCATGTCGATGCATTCGGCCGCCGTGCCGGCGACTATCGCATTCCCGGCGGCGGCGTGCAGGCCAATACGCGCCAGCAGTCCGAAGGCCAGGCGATCGGCGGATCCTATATCTTCGACGGCGGCTATATCGGTACCGCGATCCAGCACATCACCAGCCTCTATCATATCCCCGGCATCGCCGAATCCGCCGCGCGCACGCGCATCGATCTCGAACAGACCAAATGGACCACCAAGGGCGAATGGCGCGCGCCGAATGAGCAGATCGCCGCGATCCGCTTCGCAGTCGGCGTCAGCGACTACAAGCACGGCGAATACGGCCTTGACGGCAATGGCGTCGATGGCTTGCAGAACACCATCACCAACAAGGAAATCGAAGGCCGCGTCGAACTCGATCACGCTGCCGTTTCGACGCCACTCGGTGCTCTCACCGGCAGCTGGGGCATTCAGGCCAGCAACCGCAAGCTCGGCACATTCGGCGTGCTCGGCGGCCTGCTGGCGCCGACCAATACGGATTCGGTTGCCGGCTTCGCCTTTGAGCAGCTGCAACTCTCCGACACGCTGAAGATCCAGACGGCCGCGCGCGTCGAGACACTGACGGTCTCGGGCCTCGCGCCGATTTTCCCGGCCAACTTCCTGCCGCCGCCGAACACCTTCACGGAATCGGCCGCCACCCGCAATTTCACGCCGGCCAGCTTCAGCTTTGGCGTTCTGAAGTCGCTGCCTTGGGACATGGTACTGTCGTTCAACGCCAACCGCACCCAGCGCGCACCAGCAGCCCCCGAACTGTTCTCGCGCGGCTCGGATGGCGCTTCCGGCACCTTCGTGATCGGCAATCCCGACCTGAAGATCGAAACCGCCGAGTCGCTCGAACTCGGGCTGAAGCGCAGCACAGGCCAGCTGCGCTTCGAGGCGAATATCTACTACACGCGCTATCTCGACTTCATCTTCAAGCAGGTCACCGGCAATTTCTGCACCGACGTGTTCGCGAGTTGCGGCGCGGCCGGTCCGTTGCTGCAGGTCGCCTATGGCCAGCGCGATGCCAATTTCCGCGGCGCCGAACTGATGGCGCAGCTCGACGTCGCGCCCATGCATGACGGCATGTTCGGCCTCGACGGCCAGTTCGACGTGGTGCGCGCCACGTTCGCCGATGGCAGCAATGTGCCGCGCATCGCGCCGATGCGGCTCGGCGGCGGCATCTGGTTCCGCAGCGCCGCCTGGTATGCGCGCCTCGGACTGCTGCATGCTTTCACGCAGGACGATATCGCCCTCAACGAGACCTCGACCGCGGGCTATAACCTTCTCAAGGCCGAGGTCAGCTACACGCACACATTCGCGAAGGTCGATGGGGGCTTGCGCGATCTCACCATCGGCGTGGTCGGCGACAATCTGCTCGACGAGCGCATTCGCAACCACATCTCGTTCAAGAAGGCCGAGGTGCTGCAGCCCGGGCTCGGCGTGCGGCTGTTCACGACTCTGCGATTTTAACGGGCATGACCTTGGAATCCTTCCAGTTTGCACCGCAATGGCCCGCCCGAAGGGCGACATCGCCGATGTCGGGGATATGGTCCCGGCACCTTCCGCCACTCCTGACGATCCACGGAATGCAGCTTCGATGAATGGCTCCCGATCTTACTTTCTCCGCGCCGCGATCGCCGTTGCAGCGCTGACCGCCCAGCCCGGCATCGCCTTCGCCGCCACTGCCGAGGGCCTGCTGCCATCGAATCTGTCGCCCTGGGGCATGTTCCAGAGCGCCGACATCGTCGTGAAGACGGTGATGATCGGCCTCGCCATCGCATCGCTGATGACCTGGACGGTGTGGCTCGCCAAGACGATCGAGCTCAATCGCGAAACGCGGCTGGCGAAACAGCGCCTCGACATGCTGGAAAGCGACACCACGCTGCGCCAGGTGGAGCGCGAAAGCGCCGATGCGCGCGATGCCGTGGCGCAGTTGATCCACACCGCCGTGCGCGAGACCGAACTGTCGCATGGCATTTTCGACGACGGCTTCAAGGAGCGTATCGCGCTGCGGCTGGAGCGCGTGGAAGGCGCGATGGCGCGCAAGATCGCGCGCGGCACCGGCATCGTCGCTACCATCGGCTCGACCTCACCCTTCATCGGCCTGTTCGGCACGGTCTGGGGCATCATGAATGCCTTTATCGGCATCTCCGAAACCAAGACCACCAACCTCGCCGTGGTGGCGCCCGGCATTGCCGAGGCGCTGCTCGCCACCGCGCTCGGCCTCGTCGCGGCCATTCCCGCGGTGATGATCTACAATGCACTGGTGCGCAGCATCACCGGCTATCGCGCATTGCTAGGCGATGCCTCGGCGCAGGTGATGCTGCTGATCAGCCGCGACCACAGCCGCCGCGGCATGCCGCTGGCGCGCGCGGCAGAGTAAGAGCGAACCGATGGGCTCACGACTGGGCGGACGTATCGGCGCCGGCGACGATCTCGAAGTCAATCACGAGATCAATGTCACGCCGTTCATCGACGTGATGCTGGTGCTGCTGATCATCTTCATGGTGGCGGCGCCGCTGGCCACCGTGGATATGGGCGTCGATCTGCCAGCCTCGACGGCGGAGCCGCAGCCGCGACCGGACAAGCCGGTGTTCATCACCGTGAAGCCCGATCTCACCCTCGGCATCGGCGAGGACGTGATCCCGCGCGATACGCTGGGCGGCGCGCTGGAAACCGCCACCAAGAACAACAAGGACGAACGCATCTTCTTGCGCGCCGACAAGGCCGTCAGCTATGGCGACCTGATGGAAGTGATGAACCTGCTGCGCAATGCCGGCTATCTGAAGATCGCGCTGGTCGGCCTCGACGGACGCTCCGCGCCGCCATGAATGCCTTTGCCCTGCATCATCCCGGCGACCGCGCCGTTTGGCGCTGGACCGGCTCGGCCGTCACGATTTTGGCCGCGCATGCCGGCGTGATCGCGCTCGGCCTGTATCTGTACAGCCAGAATGCGCCGCCGGGCGTCACGGCGCCACCGATCATGCTCGACCTGTCGCCGGTGTCGTCCGCCCAGGAAGCGACGCCACGCGACGTCGCGCCCGGACCTGAAATGGTGCAGGAAGAAGCGCCGTCCGCACCGCCGCCCGAACCGCAGGCGCAGCAGCAGGTCGAGGAGATGATCCCGCCGACGCCGCTGATGGAGAAAGCGGAGGTCGTCGCGCCGCCGGAGCAGAAGATCGCGCCGACACCGCCGCCACCGGAGCCCGCCCCGGTGACACCGGAGCCGGCCAAGCCCACGCCGGTGAAGCCGAAGCCCATCAAGGCCGAGGTCAAGAAGAAGCCGAAGGAAACCAAGCCCGCGCCGCGCACCACCGCGCCGCAGAGCGCCGAGACAGTCGCGCCGTCCAATTCGGCGGCCATGGCCGGCGCATCACGCGCGGCTGCAGCCAATTACAGGCAGATGGTGCAGGCGCATGTGCAGCGCTTCAAACAGTATCCTGCCGCGGCGCGTACCGGCCGCTCCGGCAAGGTGACGACCGTCGTGACCTTCACGCTGGGCCGTTCGGGTCAGGTTCTATCCGTGAGCCTGTCCGGATCGTCGGGACAGCCGGCACTCGATGCCGAGACACTGGCGACGGTGCGGCGCGCATCGCCATTCCCGGCCTTCCCGGCCGAGATGACCATGGCCACGCAATCCTACTCGCTGCCGCTGTCCTATAACCTGCAGTAAGCGTCGCAGCACCATGGAGGCCGTAGGGTGGGCAAAGCGGAGCGTGCCCACCCTACATCCGTTATTACTGCAAGGGATTGGCGCGTTCGAATTGGCGCAGCAGCTTGTTGCCCCGCTCCGCCGCTGTATCGAGCGCCGCCTGGGCGGGCTTCTTACCCGCGAAAGCCTGTTCGAGCTCGTCCTCGATCGCATCGCGGATCAGCGTGAATGATCCCAGCCGCATCCCGGTGGAATTCTCCGTCGGCGGCTTCAGCGTGATCTGCTCGATCGACTTCTCGGTGCCGGGATTGCGCTGGTAGAAGCCCTGCGCGCGCGTCAGCTCATAGGCTGCACGGGTGCTCGGCAGATAGCCCGTGTTCTGATGCCAGGCAGACTGGATATCCGGCTGCGACAGGAAGGCGAAGAACTTGGCGACGCCCTTGTATTCGTCACGCGGACGATCGCGTAGCACCCATAGCGTGGCGCCGCCGATCATGGAATTCTGCGGGGCGCCCGCGACATCCGGCCAGTAAGGCAGCAGCCCGTAGCCGACATCGAACTTGGCATTGGCGATGATATCGGCGCGCGTTCCCGACGATCCCAGGAAGATGCCGCATTCGCTCTTCTGGAAGCGCGGCTCGGCCGATGTAGCGCGGCCACTATAGTCGAACACCTTGGTCTTCTGCCATTCGGCAAGCTGCTCGATATGACGGACCATGACCGGATTGTTAAAGGTCAGCACCGCGTCGAGGCCGCCGAGACCGTTCGACCGGGTGGCCACCGGGATATTGTGAAAGGCCGAGAAGTTCTCGACATTGATCCAGGACGGCCATGCCGTGGTGAAGCCGCACGGCGTTCCCGCTGCGCGCAGCCGCTTGGCCATATTGCCGAGTTCGGGCCAGGTCTTCGGCGGCTCATCGGGATTGAGGCCGGCGGCGCGGAATAGATCCTTGTTGTAGTACAGGATCGGCGTCGAGGCATTGAACGGGAACGACAGCATGTTGCCCGCCGTATCCGTATAGTAGCCGGTGATGGCCGGCAGATAGGCCGACGGCGTGAAGGCTTCGGCCTGATCGCGCATCAATTCATAGACAGGATAGGTCGCGCCCTTGGCGGCCATCATCGTTGCCGTGGCGATCTCGTTCACCTGCACGATGGCCGGCTGGCTGCGCGAGCGGAACGCGAAGATCGCCGAGGTCACGGTCTCGGTGTAATTGCCCTTGTAGACGGGAATGATGCGAAAGCCGGTCTGCGTCGCATTGAAATCCGCCGCCAGCTTTTCCACCTGGCGCCCGAGCTGGCCTGACATCGCATGCCACCACTGGATCTCGGTAACGGCACGCGCGGCCGCGGCCCCCTGCAGGGTCGCCGCGATGAGCGCAAGACATCCGAGCGCCAGCTTTCGCATCCTTGTATCCTGCCTTTGCGCGCTGTCGGCCGATGACCGACATGTCGTTGGAAAACCGGGATCGGGACCGTCGCCGGACAGGCTGCGTCCCAATCGATACGTGTCGATGACGTTTTTGCTAAGATTCCGGGCCAGACTGCCTCAGCAGCACGGCCGTGGCAGCATTTGTATAGTGAACCCGCAGCACTGTGTTAAATTCCGACGGCTTCCGGTTCAATGATAACGGCCCGATGGTCCGTTCACCGTTCCTTTGATAGATTGATCATGGCCGGTGGGGCGGCCGACTGCGCAATTGAACCTTTCCCGAGGTCGAATGACACACTCGTGGTGACGAGCCAGCATAGTGGAGTTTCCGAGGGTCAGGACGGGCTGGCGGCTAAGGGCCGAACCGGCATCGTCGGGCTTGTGCGCGCGATTCCCATCCGCTGGCGCATTCTGTCGATTGCCGCGCTGAATTCCGCAGTGGTGCTCGTGCTGGCCGGCCTGATCTGGAGCGGATCCCGGGTGCTGTCGTCGGCCTGGGAAGATGTCCGTCAGGTCCGACAGTCCGATCAGGTGCTCGCTCTGCTCGAAAGCGAGACCGGCCGGCTGCAGAACCTGATCCACCGCTACATCAACCAGCCGAGCCCCGAACTCTTCGCCGAAATCCTGTTGCTGCGCGAAGCCGTGTTGGGCACGCTGAACACCCGCGCCTCCACCGACCCGATGATTTCGGGCTCGGTGGCCGAGCTGGAGCGTGTCACCGAACGCTTCCTCTCGGGCTTCGGCGAATTGCGCACCCTGCAGACGACCATCGCCAAGACCTATGAGGACCAGGTGTTGGGACCGGCCAAGGACATGGCCGGGCTGTATTCGATCATCGAAGGCGCCACCGGACAGCGCGACGCCCTGATCTGGCCGGCGCTCGGCAAATCGCGCGAGGCCTTCACCGCCATGCTGGTGGCCGCGAATGCCTATTATCTCTCGCTGGCATCGGCCTCCGCCGAGGAAGCCCGCCGCAACACCGAGACGATCGAGCGCACCATCCCGGTCATGACCGACCTGTCGGACAATGACCTGCAACGGATCGCCTTGCAGCGCCTGAAGGGCCGCGCGGGCGCGCTCCGAGACGGCCTGGCCAAACTCTCCGAGCAGCTCTCCAGCCGCACCGACCTGCTGCGCAACGCCATCGATGCCAGCCAGGCCGATACGATCGCCGCCATCGACAATCTCTCCATCCTGATGCGACAGCGCGAGCAGAAGGCGCAGACGACATTCGACCGCACGCTGACGGCCATCTCGCGCAATGTGATGGTGATCGCCGGCGCGTTCCTCGGCATCATCATCACCGCCGGCATCATCATCGCGCTCAGCATCCGCCTGCCGCTGCAACAGATCATGTCGTCGATGCGCGCCATCACCTCCGGCGATTTCGACCGCAAGGTCCAGGGTACGGCGGCCACCGACGAGATCGGCGCCATGGCGCGGGCCGTGGAAGTGTTCCGGGAGAATGCCGTCGCCAAACGTGAGGCCGAATACGAATTGCGAGCCGCCAAGGAGAAGGCGGAATCCGCTTTGCTTGAGTTGAATGCCGCCCAGCAGAATTTGATCGACGCCGAACGTCTGGCGGCACTGGGCGGCTTGGTCGCCGGCGTCGCCCACGAGGTCAACAACCCGATCGGCATCAGCCTGACGGTGGCATCGAGCTTCGCCCGCCGCAGCGAAATGTTCGAAGCCGAACTCCGCTCCGGCTCGCCACTGCGCCGGTCGCAGCTCGAGGATTTCGTCAAGACGTCGCAGGACGCCGCCCAGCAGCTAGTGGGTAACCTGCATCGCGCGGCCGAACTCATCCAGTCCTTCAAGCAGGTGGCGGTCGATCGTTCGCATGCCGAACGTCGCCAGTTCAGCCTCTCCGAGGCCACCGACCAGATCATCGCCAGCCTGCGGCCGGTGCTGAAGAAAGCGCCGATCACCCTGAATATCGACGTTCCCGACGGCTTGATCATCGATGGTTTCCCGGGCTCCTATGGCCAGATCCTCACCAATCTGTTCCTGAACGCCGCC
It contains:
- a CDS encoding TonB-dependent receptor, with product MKLGNWASVAALSGAACIPVAWAEMARAQEALSEIVVTAEREKDTDAFQTTTQLSGEALQRAASSSLADLLATQPGIAASTFAPGASRPNIRGLDDYRVRIQENGVGSQDASDFSQDHQVPVDPLTADKVEVIRGPGTLRYGNQAIGGVVNAINNRIPENLVPDGFAAKLKSGGSTVDGSIDGAASIDASGNNVAIHVDAFGRRAGDYRIPGGGVQANTRQQSEGQAIGGSYIFDGGYIGTAIQHITSLYHIPGIAESAARTRIDLEQTKWTTKGEWRAPNEQIAAIRFAVGVSDYKHGEYGLDGNGVDGLQNTITNKEIEGRVELDHAAVSTPLGALTGSWGIQASNRKLGTFGVLGGLLAPTNTDSVAGFAFEQLQLSDTLKIQTAARVETLTVSGLAPIFPANFLPPPNTFTESAATRNFTPASFSFGVLKSLPWDMVLSFNANRTQRAPAAPELFSRGSDGASGTFVIGNPDLKIETAESLELGLKRSTGQLRFEANIYYTRYLDFIFKQVTGNFCTDVFASCGAAGPLLQVAYGQRDANFRGAELMAQLDVAPMHDGMFGLDGQFDVVRATFADGSNVPRIAPMRLGGGIWFRSAAWYARLGLLHAFTQDDIALNETSTAGYNLLKAEVSYTHTFAKVDGGLRDLTIGVVGDNLLDERIRNHISFKKAEVLQPGLGVRLFTTLRF
- the exbB gene encoding tonB-system energizer ExbB — translated: MNGSRSYFLRAAIAVAALTAQPGIAFAATAEGLLPSNLSPWGMFQSADIVVKTVMIGLAIASLMTWTVWLAKTIELNRETRLAKQRLDMLESDTTLRQVERESADARDAVAQLIHTAVRETELSHGIFDDGFKERIALRLERVEGAMARKIARGTGIVATIGSTSPFIGLFGTVWGIMNAFIGISETKTTNLAVVAPGIAEALLATALGLVAAIPAVMIYNALVRSITGYRALLGDASAQVMLLISRDHSRRGMPLARAAE
- the exbD gene encoding TonB system transport protein ExbD, which produces MGSRLGGRIGAGDDLEVNHEINVTPFIDVMLVLLIIFMVAAPLATVDMGVDLPASTAEPQPRPDKPVFITVKPDLTLGIGEDVIPRDTLGGALETATKNNKDERIFLRADKAVSYGDLMEVMNLLRNAGYLKIALVGLDGRSAPP
- a CDS encoding TonB family protein gives rise to the protein MNAFALHHPGDRAVWRWTGSAVTILAAHAGVIALGLYLYSQNAPPGVTAPPIMLDLSPVSSAQEATPRDVAPGPEMVQEEAPSAPPPEPQAQQQVEEMIPPTPLMEKAEVVAPPEQKIAPTPPPPEPAPVTPEPAKPTPVKPKPIKAEVKKKPKETKPAPRTTAPQSAETVAPSNSAAMAGASRAAAANYRQMVQAHVQRFKQYPAAARTGRSGKVTTVVTFTLGRSGQVLSVSLSGSSGQPALDAETLATVRRASPFPAFPAEMTMATQSYSLPLSYNLQ
- the ugpB gene encoding sn-glycerol-3-phosphate ABC transporter substrate-binding protein UgpB, with protein sequence MRKLALGCLALIAATLQGAAAARAVTEIQWWHAMSGQLGRQVEKLAADFNATQTGFRIIPVYKGNYTETVTSAIFAFRSRSQPAIVQVNEIATATMMAAKGATYPVYELMRDQAEAFTPSAYLPAITGYYTDTAGNMLSFPFNASTPILYYNKDLFRAAGLNPDEPPKTWPELGNMAKRLRAAGTPCGFTTAWPSWINVENFSAFHNIPVATRSNGLGGLDAVLTFNNPVMVRHIEQLAEWQKTKVFDYSGRATSAEPRFQKSECGIFLGSSGTRADIIANAKFDVGYGLLPYWPDVAGAPQNSMIGGATLWVLRDRPRDEYKGVAKFFAFLSQPDIQSAWHQNTGYLPSTRAAYELTRAQGFYQRNPGTEKSIEQITLKPPTENSTGMRLGSFTLIRDAIEDELEQAFAGKKPAQAALDTAAERGNKLLRQFERANPLQ
- a CDS encoding sensor histidine kinase, translating into MAAKGRTGIVGLVRAIPIRWRILSIAALNSAVVLVLAGLIWSGSRVLSSAWEDVRQVRQSDQVLALLESETGRLQNLIHRYINQPSPELFAEILLLREAVLGTLNTRASTDPMISGSVAELERVTERFLSGFGELRTLQTTIAKTYEDQVLGPAKDMAGLYSIIEGATGQRDALIWPALGKSREAFTAMLVAANAYYLSLASASAEEARRNTETIERTIPVMTDLSDNDLQRIALQRLKGRAGALRDGLAKLSEQLSSRTDLLRNAIDASQADTIAAIDNLSILMRQREQKAQTTFDRTLTAISRNVMVIAGAFLGIIITAGIIIALSIRLPLQQIMSSMRAITSGDFDRKVQGTAATDEIGAMARAVEVFRENAVAKREAEYELRAAKEKAESALLELNAAQQNLIDAERLAALGGLVAGVAHEVNNPIGISLTVASSFARRSEMFEAELRSGSPLRRSQLEDFVKTSQDAAQQLVGNLHRAAELIQSFKQVAVDRSHAERRQFSLSEATDQIIASLRPVLKKAPITLNIDVPDGLIIDGFPGSYGQILTNLFLNAANHAFPDGQPGAISISAKPRGADDIEISFSDNGVGMSPDVQRQAFDPFFTTRRNEGGTGLGLHIVYNLVTQQLGGRMMLESRLGQGTTFRIIMPRAATGASGSIDGTTQWPTRTMSST